One genomic window of Paenibacillus xylanilyticus includes the following:
- a CDS encoding DUF5696 domain-containing protein, whose product MKYAVAKKITGMLLIGSLLLSGCQVSLSPQAREAAAAVDQADLPSLPPGEQLKSSFSDPRLQDMIGIARNEALQLFIDEKTAEIAVLDSESGQIWRSNPADREQDGIAAGINKDLLSSQARLSFFNNQGQSSTVNSYTDSIGHKQVSYEAMPSGVRVHYQFGSTERSIEDLPVKISKERFEQKLLAQLDKAGERALKIGYTEDKEEGVYVRIDKALQGLQLSRALKAFDTAGYTEEDLAQDHAEQGIDQERSGPRLFMLTLEYELDGENLLVRVPASGIHFPEEYPINTISVLEYFGAGGTNEEGSIFVPDGSGALIHFNNGKLQYPGYQQDVYGPDLTMKLREAGSAEAKARLPVFGLIRKEGAFLGIIEEGDAVAVVNADISGKLNSYNNVYPSFYVMNKSDVTLQASDMVRTLPKFQKKPTASDFVVRYAFVGGEKASYSGLAELYRNYLLQTGGLPEQQAGKEQAGIPFYLKLFGGMTTRQHMLGIPYDSTEALTTFEEAKQILSTLTEKNVSNIQVRYAGWFNDGLHHRLPDSISVDGAIGGKKGMREFSDYAREAGIGFYPDVALLNVQSKKGFKPNKEASRTLTQEPAVVYPMNQALQRRDRERSPSYVLSPNKLDQVTTDMLDEMKSISKEEQAQSLSLQDLAEQLNSDMNPKKQLDRTEALGVVAKALEQIKQQAGSVVAEGGNGYALPYVTGLTDAPMSSSQFKLEDEEIPFFQLVVHGNISYTGSPYNLSTYTNPRQYVLKLIEYGASPYFAWFNAPNHVVKQTDYDDLYAANYEQWVDLAAEMYNEVNQTNLPFAGRSMKSHEALAEGVYRTTYDGGGFVIVNYNDFPVEVEGQSVEAQGYATGGEQL is encoded by the coding sequence GTGAAATATGCTGTAGCAAAAAAAATAACCGGAATGCTGCTGATTGGCAGTCTGCTTCTAAGTGGTTGCCAGGTCTCGCTATCACCGCAAGCTCGTGAGGCAGCAGCAGCTGTAGATCAGGCGGATCTTCCCTCCCTGCCTCCCGGAGAACAACTGAAATCTTCTTTCAGCGATCCTCGCCTGCAAGACATGATTGGTATTGCCAGGAATGAAGCCTTGCAGCTGTTTATCGATGAAAAAACGGCAGAGATTGCTGTCCTGGACAGCGAGAGCGGACAGATCTGGCGCAGCAATCCGGCAGATCGAGAGCAGGACGGGATTGCGGCCGGCATTAACAAAGATCTTCTGTCATCCCAAGCCAGACTTAGCTTTTTCAACAACCAGGGACAGAGCAGTACGGTGAACTCTTATACGGATAGTATCGGTCATAAACAGGTTAGCTATGAGGCTATGCCAAGCGGGGTCCGGGTTCACTATCAGTTCGGGAGCACCGAACGCTCCATTGAAGATTTGCCGGTCAAAATCAGCAAGGAACGATTTGAGCAAAAGCTGTTAGCACAGCTCGACAAGGCAGGAGAACGCGCCTTGAAGATCGGGTATACCGAAGACAAAGAAGAAGGTGTTTATGTTCGAATCGACAAGGCTCTGCAGGGACTTCAGCTGTCTCGTGCTCTCAAGGCATTTGACACGGCCGGTTATACGGAAGAAGACCTGGCACAGGACCATGCCGAGCAGGGGATCGATCAGGAGCGAAGTGGACCGCGGCTCTTCATGTTGACGCTGGAATACGAACTGGATGGTGAGAACCTGCTGGTGCGTGTTCCTGCATCCGGCATTCATTTTCCGGAAGAATATCCGATCAACACCATATCCGTACTGGAATATTTCGGGGCCGGAGGGACGAATGAAGAGGGCTCGATATTTGTACCGGACGGCTCGGGAGCACTAATCCATTTTAACAATGGCAAGCTCCAGTATCCCGGTTATCAACAAGATGTTTACGGCCCGGATTTGACGATGAAGTTGAGAGAAGCCGGCTCGGCAGAAGCGAAAGCCCGGTTGCCGGTCTTTGGACTGATTCGCAAAGAGGGAGCTTTCCTTGGCATTATCGAGGAAGGGGACGCTGTGGCAGTGGTGAATGCGGATATCAGCGGCAAGCTGAACAGCTATAACAACGTATATCCAAGCTTCTATGTCATGAATAAGAGCGATGTAACACTTCAGGCAAGTGACATGGTGCGAACACTCCCCAAATTCCAGAAAAAACCGACAGCATCAGACTTTGTTGTCCGTTACGCCTTTGTCGGCGGGGAGAAGGCTTCCTATTCAGGGCTGGCGGAACTCTATCGGAATTATCTGCTGCAAACTGGTGGACTTCCCGAGCAGCAAGCGGGTAAAGAACAGGCGGGCATTCCATTTTATCTGAAATTGTTCGGCGGGATGACAACCCGGCAGCATATGCTGGGTATCCCTTATGATTCGACTGAGGCGCTTACGACCTTTGAGGAAGCCAAGCAGATTCTGTCCACGCTGACGGAGAAAAATGTATCCAACATTCAGGTTCGCTACGCCGGATGGTTCAATGATGGATTGCACCACCGACTGCCGGATTCCATTTCGGTGGACGGAGCCATTGGTGGCAAGAAGGGCATGCGCGAATTTAGTGATTACGCACGGGAAGCGGGTATTGGATTTTATCCGGATGTAGCTCTGCTGAATGTGCAGTCGAAGAAAGGGTTCAAACCCAATAAAGAGGCTTCACGAACGTTAACCCAGGAACCGGCTGTTGTGTATCCGATGAATCAAGCCTTACAGCGACGTGACAGGGAAAGGTCACCATCCTATGTACTTTCGCCCAACAAGCTGGATCAGGTTACCACAGATATGCTGGATGAGATGAAGTCTATTTCAAAAGAAGAGCAAGCGCAATCACTGAGCCTGCAGGATCTAGCTGAACAGCTGAACAGCGACATGAATCCCAAGAAGCAGCTGGATCGAACAGAAGCGCTGGGTGTAGTCGCTAAAGCGCTGGAACAGATCAAACAGCAGGCAGGCTCCGTTGTGGCCGAAGGTGGAAATGGCTACGCGCTGCCTTATGTTACCGGACTGACAGATGCTCCAATGAGCAGCAGTCAGTTCAAACTGGAGGATGAGGAGATTCCGTTCTTTCAATTGGTGGTTCATGGAAATATTAGTTACACGGGATCTCCCTACAATCTCTCGACATATACGAACCCGAGACAATATGTGCTGAAGCTGATTGAATATGGTGCAAGTCCGTACTTTGCCTGGTTTAATGCGCCTAATCATGTAGTCAAACAGACCGATTATGACGACCTGTACGCGGCAAATTACGAGCAGTGGGTAGATCTGGCTGCCGAGATGTACAACGAGGTCAATCAGACCAATCTTCCATTCGCCGGGCGTTCCATGAAATCGCATGAAGCATTGGCGGAAGGTGTGTACCGAACAACCTATGATGGCGGTGGCTTCGTGATCGTGAATTATAATGATTTTCCTGTAGAGGTTGAGGGCCAATCCGTGGAAGCCCAAGGTTATGCGACGGGTGGTGAGCAGCTCTGA
- a CDS encoding Yip1 family protein encodes MQAPSKQLYQYPLHLIFHPFDGYWELKYERNQRTTLLIACMIMLLLTVTKILHAQYSGFLINFNNPKYLNSLLEVLYVMIPVLFWCVANWSLTTLMDGEGKFSEIFMSTCFALVPLLLIHFPWIWLSLVISAQETAFYYFSNALAVAWTVYLLFVGNMTVHQYTPAKTVLTMLLTLVAMAFMAFLCLLFFSLVQQIVSFVVTIYQEIVLRG; translated from the coding sequence ATGCAAGCGCCAAGTAAGCAGCTTTACCAGTATCCGCTTCACCTCATTTTTCACCCGTTCGATGGGTACTGGGAACTGAAATATGAACGTAATCAACGAACGACATTGCTGATTGCCTGTATGATTATGCTGCTGCTGACGGTTACCAAGATTTTGCATGCCCAGTACAGCGGTTTTCTCATTAATTTTAACAATCCCAAGTATCTGAACAGCCTGCTTGAAGTGTTGTACGTCATGATCCCGGTACTGTTCTGGTGTGTGGCCAACTGGTCGCTAACGACCCTGATGGACGGAGAAGGCAAGTTTTCGGAGATTTTTATGTCGACGTGTTTTGCACTGGTGCCGCTTCTCCTGATTCATTTCCCGTGGATTTGGCTGAGTCTCGTCATTTCCGCGCAGGAGACAGCCTTTTATTATTTCTCCAATGCACTTGCTGTGGCTTGGACGGTGTATCTGTTATTCGTGGGCAACATGACCGTTCATCAGTACACACCGGCTAAGACGGTGCTTACGATGCTGCTTACCCTTGTAGCCATGGCTTTTATGGCTTTTCTGTGCTTGCTTTTCTTCAGTCTGGTGCAGCAGATCGTATCGTTTGTCGTAACCATCTATCAAGAAATCGTGCTTCGGGGCTAA
- a CDS encoding carbohydrate ABC transporter permease, giving the protein MTSKVRAVFGMPKRLNRSFTVSLMLFALLAVFGSFMVLPLIYAVNNAFKPLDELFIFPPRFWVNNPTTENFADLINLMGNSWVPLSRYIANTLLITILGTAGHILLASAAAYPLAKYRFPGSKVLFTIVILSLMFSPHVTAIPNYMVMSWLGWINSHASIIVPSLAFSLGLFLMKQFMEQIPDALLEAAKIDGANEYRIFWSIVMPNVKPAWLTLMILQFPALWGTDGGSFIYSENLKTLHYALSQIVQGGIARAGVGAAVALLLMIVPITLFIISQSSVMQTMATSGMKE; this is encoded by the coding sequence ATGACCAGCAAAGTACGTGCCGTGTTCGGCATGCCCAAAAGACTGAATCGGTCATTTACCGTCAGCCTGATGCTGTTTGCCCTGCTGGCCGTATTTGGATCATTTATGGTGTTACCTCTCATCTATGCTGTTAACAACGCATTTAAGCCACTGGATGAATTGTTTATTTTTCCACCGCGCTTCTGGGTGAACAATCCGACAACGGAGAATTTCGCGGATCTGATCAATCTGATGGGCAATTCGTGGGTACCGTTATCGCGCTATATTGCCAATACATTGCTCATTACGATCCTGGGAACAGCAGGACATATCCTTCTGGCCTCAGCTGCGGCGTATCCACTGGCGAAATATCGTTTTCCGGGTTCAAAGGTGCTGTTCACAATTGTCATTCTGTCCCTCATGTTTTCGCCGCATGTCACTGCCATCCCGAACTACATGGTGATGTCCTGGCTCGGCTGGATTAACAGTCATGCTTCGATTATCGTGCCATCCCTAGCGTTCTCGTTGGGACTGTTTCTGATGAAACAGTTCATGGAACAGATCCCGGATGCACTGCTGGAGGCAGCGAAAATTGATGGCGCGAATGAATACCGGATTTTCTGGAGTATTGTGATGCCTAATGTGAAGCCGGCATGGCTCACTTTGATGATTTTGCAGTTTCCGGCCCTCTGGGGAACAGACGGTGGAAGTTTTATTTACAGTGAAAATCTTAAAACATTGCATTACGCGCTCAGCCAGATTGTTCAGGGAGGAATAGCGAGAGCGGGGGTTGGTGCAGCGGTTGCACTGCTGCTTATGATCGTACCGATTACGCTGTTCATCATCTCCCAGAGCAGTGTCATGCAGACGATGGCTACTTCGGGCATGAAAGAGTAG
- a CDS encoding carbohydrate ABC transporter permease has product MHTRPAGRWSLLKRDLYLSRHYYVLMAPFMLIFFMFTVIPVGISLGLSFFHFNMLELPRFIGWQNYSRLFLGDDVFLIALKNTLLFAVITGPVSYIACFLFAWIINELSPKIRAVMTLVFYAPSISGNVFFIWLIIFSGDSYGYMNGFLMRLGVTLEPIQWLADERYVLAIVIIVQLWLSLGTSFLAFIAGLQTIDRSLVEAGTVDGIKNRWQELWYITLPSMRPQLMFGAVMQITASFAVAEISIALAGFPSVNYAAHTVVTHLMDFGTIRFEMGYASAIATVLFALMLGTNVLTQKMLRKIGE; this is encoded by the coding sequence ATCCATACGCGTCCAGCGGGCAGGTGGTCCCTTTTGAAAAGGGATCTGTATCTCAGCAGACATTATTACGTATTGATGGCACCGTTTATGTTGATCTTTTTTATGTTCACTGTCATTCCGGTCGGCATTTCGCTTGGGCTCAGCTTTTTCCATTTCAATATGCTGGAGCTGCCGCGTTTTATCGGCTGGCAGAACTATTCACGCTTGTTCCTGGGGGACGATGTCTTTTTAATTGCTCTGAAAAATACGCTGCTGTTTGCCGTCATCACCGGCCCAGTCAGTTATATTGCCTGCTTTTTGTTTGCGTGGATTATCAATGAACTATCGCCCAAAATCCGGGCAGTTATGACGCTGGTATTCTACGCTCCGTCCATATCCGGTAACGTATTTTTCATCTGGCTGATCATCTTCTCAGGTGACAGCTACGGGTACATGAATGGCTTCCTGATGCGTCTGGGCGTCACCCTAGAACCCATCCAGTGGCTCGCAGATGAGAGATACGTGCTGGCCATCGTCATTATCGTGCAACTATGGCTCAGTCTCGGAACCAGCTTCCTGGCTTTTATCGCAGGTTTGCAGACGATTGACCGCTCGCTGGTGGAAGCCGGTACCGTAGATGGGATCAAAAATCGCTGGCAGGAGCTCTGGTATATTACCCTGCCATCGATGAGACCCCAACTCATGTTTGGCGCCGTCATGCAGATTACGGCTTCATTTGCGGTAGCCGAAATTTCGATTGCCCTGGCCGGTTTCCCAAGTGTTAACTATGCAGCGCATACGGTCGTTACTCACTTGATGGACTTCGGCACCATTCGCTTCGAGATGGGATATGCCTCGGCCATTGCAACGGTGCTGTTTGCACTGATGCTTGGTACGAACGTCTTGACGCAAAAAATGCTGAGAAAGATAGGTGAATGA